The following proteins are encoded in a genomic region of Arachis stenosperma cultivar V10309 chromosome 4, arast.V10309.gnm1.PFL2, whole genome shotgun sequence:
- the LOC130975061 gene encoding uncharacterized protein LOC130975061 gives MEEQSQEQRKVEKPYTPPLPYPQRFQKEIKDQQFPKFLEVFKKLEINIPLAEALKQMPLYAKFLKELISKKRSWNEKETVILTQECSALIQEGLPPKLKVLGSFFLPCTIGNISIDKALCDLGSSINLMPLSMMRRLFIEEMKPTQMSLELVDRSLVIPKGVIENLLVRVGKFIFSTDFVILDLGEEGSDSIILGRPFLAIARAIIDVEQGEMTFRVHDEKITLNVFQEIQHTIEEKSCMRVEEEDLHWKEKPNEGLISLPPR, from the coding sequence ATGGAGGAGCAATCACAAGAACAGAGGAAGGTGGAGAAGCCTTACACACCTCCTTTGCCATATCCTCAAAGATTTCAGAAGGAGATCAAGGACCAACAGTTTCCCAAATTCCTAGAAgttttcaagaagctggaaatcaatatTCCACTTGCTGAAGCATTGAagcaaatgcctctatatgcaAAATTCCTAAAGGAGCTTATCAGCAAAAAGAGAAGCTGGAATGAAAAAGAGACAGTGATATTGACACAAGAATGCAGTGCATTGATCCAAGAAGGCCTTCCACCAAAACTCAAAGTTCTTGGGAGTTTCTTTTTGCCTTGTACCATTGGTAACATATCCATTGATAAGGCACTGTGTGATTTAGGATCTAGTATCAACCTGATGCCTTTATCCATGATGAGAAGGCTATTTATAGAAGAAATGAAGCCTACACAGATGTCATTAGAACTAGTGGATAGATCACTGGTAATTCCCAAGGGTGTGATTGAAAATCTCTTGGTCAGAGTAGGGAAATTCATATTTTCAACAGATTTTGTAATCCTGGACCTAGGTGAAGAGGGGAGTGATTCTATTATACTGGGAAGACCTTTCTTAGCCATAGCAAGGGCCATCATTGATgttgaacaaggagaaatgaCTTTTAGGGTACATGATGAGAAGATCACTCTAAATGTCTTTCAGGAAATACAGCATACTATTGAAGAGAAAAGCTGCATGagggttgaagaagaagacttGCATTGGAAAGAAAAACCCAATGAAGGACTCATCAGCTTACCCCCAAGGTAA